Proteins encoded in a region of the Polynucleobacter antarcticus genome:
- the rfbF gene encoding glucose-1-phosphate cytidylyltransferase: MKKNKVLILAGGLGTRLSEETDLRPKPMVEIGGRPMLWHIMKLYSRYGFNDFVVLLGFKGYFIKEYFSNYFLHRSDITIDLSSNQLTIHNNQSEPWKITLIDTGEHTMTGGRIKRAQDYIGQNRFMLTYGDGLSDIDMRSELEFHESHGKSVTMISVQPDGRFGTFEADSSGLVSRFLEKPKGDGSWINGGFFICEPKVFDYLNQGDATVFEQTPLQQLANEGELYSYRHSGFWKCMDTLRDKNELNAMWNSGNAPWKTW, from the coding sequence ATGAAAAAAAATAAAGTATTAATATTGGCAGGTGGTCTTGGCACACGACTATCTGAAGAGACTGACCTTCGACCAAAGCCCATGGTTGAGATTGGTGGAAGGCCGATGTTGTGGCACATTATGAAACTGTACTCACGCTATGGCTTCAATGATTTTGTTGTTCTTTTGGGTTTCAAGGGCTACTTTATTAAAGAGTATTTTTCTAATTACTTCCTTCATCGAAGTGATATCACTATTGACTTAAGCAGCAATCAGCTGACTATTCACAATAATCAAAGCGAGCCCTGGAAAATAACATTGATTGATACGGGCGAGCACACTATGACTGGGGGGCGAATAAAAAGGGCTCAGGATTATATTGGGCAGAATCGGTTCATGTTGACTTATGGTGATGGTTTAAGTGACATTGATATGCGAAGCGAGCTGGAATTTCACGAAAGTCATGGTAAATCGGTAACTATGATTTCAGTTCAGCCGGATGGAAGGTTTGGAACTTTTGAAGCCGATTCAAGTGGATTGGTATCGCGTTTTTTAGAAAAGCCAAAAGGTGATGGGTCTTGGATTAATGGAGGTTTTTTTATTTGCGAACCGAAAGTCTTTGACTATTTGAATCAAGGAGATGCCACTGTTTTTGAACAAACACCCTTGCAGCAATTGGCAAATGAAGGGGAACTATATTCATACAGGCATTCAGGATTTTGGAAATGTATGGATACATTGCGAGATAAGAATGAGCTTAATGCAATGTGGAATTCTGGCAACGCACCGTGGAAGACATGGTAA
- a CDS encoding dTDP-4-dehydrorhamnose 3,5-epimerase: MGSKLIQGVQVAPLSIVHHPQGNIMHALKSSSPGFCGFGEAYFSFVHKDEIKGWKKHKRFALNIVVPVGGIRFVAHDDRHNSCTKGNFFDVILGVGFQYSRLTIPPGVWVSFRGIEDLNLLMNIIPEEHDPTESENITLNSISYAWV; the protein is encoded by the coding sequence TTGGGCTCTAAATTAATTCAGGGCGTGCAGGTAGCGCCCCTTTCTATAGTGCACCATCCGCAAGGAAATATTATGCATGCCTTGAAATCTAGCTCACCTGGATTTTGTGGCTTTGGAGAGGCTTACTTTTCTTTTGTGCACAAGGATGAAATTAAAGGCTGGAAAAAGCATAAAAGATTTGCGCTTAATATAGTTGTGCCCGTTGGAGGAATTCGCTTTGTCGCACATGATGATCGACATAACTCCTGTACAAAGGGCAATTTCTTTGATGTTATTTTAGGTGTGGGTTTCCAATACTCTCGTTTGACTATTCCCCCTGGCGTATGGGTTTCTTTTCGCGGTATTGAAGATCTAAATTTGTTGATGAATATTATTCCTGAGGAGCATGATCCAACTGAGTCGGAAAATATCACACTAAATTCCATTTCTTACGCCTGGGTATAG
- the rfbG gene encoding CDP-glucose 4,6-dehydratase, whose translation MFNNVYCGKKVLITGNTGFKGSWLTEWLLRLGATVVGYSIDIPTTPSMFEDSSLESRIKHYFGDVRDYPLLKGIIDLEKPDFIFHLAAQAIVSVSYDEPVETISTNAIGSINVLEAVRRIDWPCIVIMITSDKAYDNVEWVWGYRETDAVGGNDIYSGSKGAAEVLINCYLKSFFLKQDLVRVGIGRAGNVIGGGDWAKDRIVVDIMRSWSKGVPVKIRSPQATRPWQHVLEPLSGYLNLGMKLYESNSLNGEAFNFGPRTEQNRTVVELLQDLAKQWGFDDMGNAYQVVDSIPFHEAGLLKLNCDKAMFYMKWEANLSYAETVEFISNWYKVYFDGAKDLSLVTLDQLGKYEALAKNRGRSWALN comes from the coding sequence ATGTTTAATAATGTTTATTGCGGCAAAAAAGTTTTAATTACCGGCAATACGGGCTTCAAGGGAAGTTGGCTAACGGAATGGTTGCTCCGGCTAGGGGCTACCGTAGTGGGATATTCAATAGATATTCCAACTACACCCTCCATGTTTGAGGATTCTAGTCTAGAGTCAAGGATAAAACATTATTTCGGTGACGTTAGAGATTACCCCCTGTTGAAAGGTATCATAGATTTGGAAAAGCCAGACTTTATTTTTCATCTTGCTGCGCAAGCAATTGTTTCCGTATCTTATGATGAACCAGTTGAAACAATTTCAACAAATGCAATTGGTAGCATTAATGTATTGGAGGCGGTTAGAAGAATTGATTGGCCTTGCATCGTGATCATGATTACCAGTGATAAAGCCTACGATAACGTTGAGTGGGTTTGGGGGTATCGCGAAACGGATGCCGTAGGTGGTAACGATATATATAGCGGTTCAAAAGGAGCCGCAGAAGTGCTGATCAACTGCTACCTAAAATCTTTTTTTCTTAAACAGGATCTGGTGAGGGTGGGCATTGGACGTGCAGGCAATGTAATTGGGGGCGGTGATTGGGCTAAAGATCGAATAGTAGTTGATATTATGCGATCATGGAGCAAGGGGGTCCCGGTAAAAATTAGGAGCCCACAGGCAACTCGACCATGGCAACATGTATTGGAGCCATTAAGTGGGTATCTAAATTTAGGCATGAAATTATATGAGAGTAATTCCTTGAATGGCGAGGCATTCAATTTTGGTCCACGCACGGAGCAAAATAGAACGGTTGTTGAGCTACTTCAAGATTTAGCTAAGCAGTGGGGTTTTGATGATATGGGCAATGCGTATCAAGTTGTTGATAGTATCCCATTCCATGAGGCCGGACTTTTGAAACTAAATTGCGATAAAGCTATGTTTTATATGAAATGGGAGGCGAATTTAAGCTACGCCGAAACAGTAGAATTTATTTCGAATTGGTATAAAGTTTATTTTGACGGCGCTAAAGATTTAAGTTTAGTTACGCTAGATCAGCTGGGTAAGTATGAAGCTCTAGCTAAGAATCGAGGTAGATCTTGGGCTCTAAATTAA